From a region of the Hemibagrus wyckioides isolate EC202008001 linkage group LG06, SWU_Hwy_1.0, whole genome shotgun sequence genome:
- the spegb gene encoding striated muscle preferentially expressed protein kinase isoform X4 yields MRKAEVQMTLKKGAEDGSGGIAPPSPRIPSKRARVNPDQMVPDPSSIYPTPTPPVFIRKMRNAAVGTGCDIRLKVAVAGDPQPSLYWYHNDDLLSMDNQEYGGLWIRDCKPTDAGLYTCIASNYLGEARSSAVLAVLDLGEDSETTEDEAAEPQMETKDGGRGDPDETSQRVPAGERMMDVASGASGHGENTVVEREMQSLGSRAAGPQAARSQSEEVLRESPPQVLPPPSPKIIRSSTSPMLGRSGSGPPTPLTPRKKAVVPSEYQDTVPGEFEEKIKQPKSSAMSQSSAQDSRPQTPVSDYSRKDLTPRPSPKLIRPSSKIFERVRVFEERRRSIDNPEGSISGRSWAGFNRAPSIDSDDGGSRLGISRESSKEDLHEALKADAEQRRSMFRQRAASLEDRPRYSQKVQDIEHKFTEELQRIKKLVGKPHMKKSFSTEQLSTFHRGRQPIRKLEPIPPQVLQKLQDRERAQQEQEKRIKEQPKDKSPQGQTRQVQQQEPLLQDQVGRERSPMTTKTINQRAEESSPPEGTSPSELPGQRSPRLMRGPSPVAENPPRSPVVEITSVTDEHPHSPRRTRAESPSRNVLEMTLRKVEPRPASPLVKRVGQLQEVTPVHIEDDTVNRKTPIEITLRKLDRRPESPLVQSEISAVQECPVQAPPLKPTRLTLTSSKEEKMEIDVTPLAPALKVTIPQIIVEEEPMETETPVPAHSDKTSNNATSKEEKPQKVRGRGRKQRPMSPELEPSQDVRGNLGVPMDISSPITSDEEYLSPLEEAMDFVGSSYRGPEPRKTTDTRFKEPPAFQVTVGDQTVIEGQEVIMSVRITGQPKPMLYWLRDRVTIKTGPRHIVRETEDGNCEMIIKSAVKSDAGVYTCKIINEYGTKQCEGKLEVKAAPVEPGLAIIRPLRDVMVKAGESVMFECHVIGPQDMDVDWLSDGKLIQPALLNCKMHFDGKRCRLLLNSVHEDDSGTYTCKLSTAKEELTSCAQMKVIASVEPLFTRKLDVLEVIEGRNARFDCKVSGTPPPVVTWTHFDNPLVESEDIRILKEGGRHSLVISHVSSDDEGFYTVVAKNKHGEAECSAELYVQEPRPAMSSQMAKLEKMPSIPEEPEVPESEVERFTMPDFVKPLYDLDVVEGKEAILKCKVAGFPYPTISWFHNGKKIESTEDRKMTQFRDIHSLVIRSVCHAHGGVYKSVISNKVGKATCYAHLYVTDVLPDPPDGAPVIESITGKTVTLSWKKPKRLDPSIDPSTLMYAVQQQALGSIQWTIIASSLKQTSYTVTSLSKGIRYAFRILSITSKAFSKPSLATDPVQLIDRGPYLKEAPVITDKPDMVYVVENQSVSITVTLNHVNAAVTWKMRGATLSNRAGLFEMSMPDDDQHTLKLCKVKSSDVGPLSFTASNPHGADSCLLTLEMAVAPTFESIMEDLDVSVGETPRFAVVVEGKPIPDILWYKNDILLSEGSHYTFVYDDNECSLVVLNTQPQDSGVYTCTAKNIAGSVSCKAELTVHATKQMKDDPMEDEESILRRMRRLTDYYDVHKEIGRGAFSYVKRVTHKAGKREYAAKFISARAKRKASALREMNILSHLDHERIIYFHDAFEKKNAVIIITEICHEELLDRLTKKSTVTEAEIRSSLRQVLEGINYLHQNDILHLDIKPDNILMADHSSDQIRICDFGNAVKFTPGDPQYCKYGTPEFIAPEIVNQTPVSKATDIWPVGVLTYLCLTGVSPFAGENDRTSVLNIRNYNVAFEESMFADLCHEAKGFVIKLLVADRLRPDANECLRHPWFKMLNKGKNISTESLKKFLLRRKWQRSLISYKSKMVMRSIPALLDDSSSHISIAVPRHLKEGSPPPSSSSDSDEDIDELPFIPMPLNMEFSGSRMSLNEIIGDDEIIKSNSNLERAGPIAQKPEPMECEQLHEGGDADMRGRARKRTPADDEKGSSDEEPGELSKRADQPKRPLRRGSSMESDKPDGARRRGELRRGSSADSALQLHIKPEEGAEESPTEGRRILKKSVSMELPRRSPSPGAGKLSQEDYALKLELMRQRLLRGGSVDNKMSGLRGPLLETLGMGDDKCFIRGPRLGNPPLVRAASSDTPRDDIPKTKVLRKSASFSQGDDEPMPLHRRIGAPLEIPLAQVEERRLQEAVSMSVLAEPAKTDSRPTTPKPLTPEPKKQDKEPSPVREIKHEEIPIKQKDIATIVKGDDQKSNDDAVQKKDSSMLNETVQEPKKVPQSRSTPVMVPRVFVEKIEEEDEGEEKELVESVIEREPSFPKMENEEIDEEVELVKSSEIITPTSTTEVAPVVPPQCAVSTYVTPSPPVLTVLPDGRTSAYASIMQAIIVPSLQPPSQPATIPASTNISTTPSTAGLVPTTMSRHISEPVLVSTTPSSKSDTQQTTEHPAVFSRVASVEQPAKEPSPPKTPTLASPNREPSPGGQIQDLASEEVFEARFKKRESSLTRGLKLLSWQKTEEKPTIAAPEITEEMYRPGPVGAPLEFVHRKLEEKSKSVQDLREAEKDPGFMRRLSMRLKRSPSIERNEEKPKDEDVPRRRLSWALGRRGSQDKKEVEMMRMDGGPEAPPEPETKKPNESPVLAMRRKISNTVAGISMKIRSHSEERKDEKEKTETKKTPLLSILRRSTSEGGSLKRMGIPQNQLASQSGNGASSESLDSMSSIQSETAIKSAETERRSRWDRWGLSRGRRDKTISQPDLPTAIARENGSLRSRQYSRAASDFPPVFHIKLRDHVLLEGDPVTLSCLPAGSPHPRITWMKDKKQLEIDPRMNVISCPDGRQLLMIMKTTKKDAGLYECVATNALGSISSSCKLSLARLPNPPGTPEVPQKYQNTALVVWRPSDTVAPCTYCLERRTEGESNWLIVATGVADCYFNVTDLPSGATYRFRVACVNKAGQGPYSNLSEKVTLDAAALPKSTGTVIVKTLPSTAGPAVVTSTMTVPPIKLSGSKPVPSSSTTPAPAAPPAKPAAPPAKPAPPSAKPAAPPAKPAPPSAKPAAPSAKPAPTTPSPATTSMSASMNRNAPIVSQVQPSVPSTSVPSTSVPSTPAPSTPTLAKAKTTLNITMSKPATTTSAPVLPSTSKPSPPVVLPKPQTPVNVVPPMAKTPSVSPPPLVSPPPSLGKPISSVPMYVPATTTAPVTPVTPNTPSPALSPPVVLVTSLTPVGEGSATPSRVTPSGRVTPSGRVTPTGRKTPLGKPGESALRQGVPQKPYTFMDEKARGRFGVIRECRENATGNLFMAKIVPYEPENKQSVLQEYEILKALHHDKIMTLHEAYVTPRYLVLISECCTGKELLHSLIDRFRYSEDDVVSYTVQILQGLDYLHSRRILHLDIKPDNIIVTYMNTVKIIDFGSAQTFNPLFLKQFHPPIGTLEYMSPEMLKGDIVGPPADIWSVGVLTYIMLSGRLPFMENNQAETEAKIQAAKFDLSKLYQNVSQSASLFLKKILCSYPWARPSIKDCFNNSWLQDAYLMRLRRQTLTFTTTRLKEFVSQQQHIRAHVATKHKVLLRSYSAQTPTTPTTPTMPTTPTTITSTPSTPVTQ; encoded by the exons GAGCCAATCTGAGGAAGTTTTGAGGGAATCTCCCCCACAAGTTCTCCCTCCCCCTTCCCCTAAAATAATCCGTTCATCCACCTCTCCCATGCTCGGCCGATCTGGCTCTGGTCCCCCCACCCCCCTGACCCCACGCAAGAAAGCTGTTGTGCCGAGTGAATACCAAGACACAGTACCAGGAGAGTTCGAGGAGAAGATTAAACAACCAAAGTCTTCAGCCATGTCCCAGAGTAGTGCGCAGGACTCTCGTCCCCAGACCCCCGTCAGTGACTACTCCCGGAAGGACTTGACCCCCCGTCCCTCTCCTAAACTGATACGGCCAAGTTCCAAGATCTTCGAAAGGGTGAGAGTTTTTGAAGAGCGCAGAAGAAGCATTGACAATCCTGAGGGGTCAATCTCTGGACGCTCTTGGGCTGGCTTTAACAGAGCTCCTTCCATTGACTCTGATGACGGAGGGAGTCGTCTAGGAATCTCAAGAGAAAGTTCCAAGGAGGACCTCCATGAAGCTTTGAAGGCAGATGCAGAGCAGAGAAGATCTATGTTCAGGCAGAGAGCTGCTTCACTAGAGGACAGACCTCGCTACTCCCAGAAAGTGCAAGATATTGAGCACAAGTTCACAGAGGAACTCCAGCGAATCAAAAAGCTTGTGGGGAAACCACATATGAAGAAGTCCTTCTCTACTGAACAGCTATCAACTTTTCACAGGGGCAGGCAGCCCATCAGAAAACTGGAGCCCATCCCGCCTCAGGTGCTTCAAAAGCTACAGGACCGGGAGCGTGCTCAGCAAGAGCAAGAGAAGAGAATAAAGGAACAACCCAAAGACAAATCACCACAGGGGCAAACACGACAGGTTCAGCAACAGGAACCATTGTTACAGGATCAGGTTGGACGAGAGAGGTCACCCATGACAACTAAAACAATTAACCAAAGGGCAGAGGAGTCGTCACCTCCAGAAGGTACATCACCATCTGAGTTACCTGGACAAAGGTCTCCAAGACTAATGCGTGGACCTAGTCCAGTTGCTGAAAACCCTCCAAGATCTCCAGTTGTGGAAATCACCTCTGTGACTGATGAGCACCCACACTCCCCTCGAAGAACAAGAGCAGAGTCACCATCCAGAAATGTCCTAGAGATGACATTACGCAAGGTAGAACCTAGACCTGCAAGCCCACTCGTAAAGAGAGTAGGTCAACTCCAAGAAGTCACCCCAGTCCACATAGAGGATGATACTGTCAATAGAAAAACACCTATAGAGATCACTCTGAGAAAGCTGGACAGAAGACCAGAAAGTCCTCTTGTGCAGAGTGAAATCAGTGCAGTACAAGAGTGTCCTGTCCAGGCACCACCTCTTAAACCTACAAGGCTTACACTCACCTCCTCTAAAGAAGAGAAGATGGAGATAGATGTGACTCCTCTAGCACCAGCCCTAAAGGTCACTATCCCACAAATTATTGTTGAAGAGGAGCCAATGGAAACAGAAACTCCTGTACCTGCACACAGTgataaaacaagcaacaatgCCACTTCTAAAGAGGAAAAACCTCAAAAAGTGAGAGGAAGGGGACGTAAACAAAGACCAATGTCTCCTGAATTAg AGCCTAGCCAAGACGTGAGAGGCAACCTTGGTGTTCCCATGGACATCAGTAGCCCCATCACGTCTGATGAGGAGTACCTCAGCCCTTTGGAGGAGGCTATGGATTTTGTCGGATCATCCTACCGTGGTCCTGAACCCCGGAAGACCACAGACACTCGGTTTAAAGAGCCCCCTGCCTTTCAG GTTACTGTAGGAGATCAGACAGTCATAGAAGGACAGGAAGTGATCATGTCTGTCCGAATAACTGGCCAGCCCAAACCAATGCTCTACTG GCTGAGGGACCGAGTAACCATAAAAACAGGTCCTCGACACATCGTCCGTGAGACAGAAGATGGCAACTGTGAGATGATAATAAAATCAGCTGTGAAGTCTGACGCTGGTGTGTACACCTGTAAAATCATCAACGAGTATGGCACCAAACAGTGTGAAGGCAAATTAGAGGTGAAAG CCGCTCCAGTAGAACCTGGCCTCGCTATAATTCGGCCTCTCAGGGATGTCATGGTGAAGGCAGGAGAATCTGTGATGTTTGAATGCCATGtgatcggaccacaggacatggacGTAGACTGGCTATCAGATGGGAAGCTCATCCAGCCAGCGCTTCTGAACTGTAAGATGCACTTCGACGGGAAGAGGTGCAGATTGCTGCTCAACTCAGTGCATGAGGATGACAGTGGCACATACACCTGTAAACTGAGCACAGCCAAAG AGGAACTGACCTCATGTGCTCAGATGAAGGTCATTGCTTCTGTCGAGCCACTGTTTACCCGAAAGCTGGATGTGTTGGAGGTGATCGAGGGTCGAAATGCACGGTTTGACTGCAAAGTCAGTGGAACGCCACCACCTGTGGTCACCTGGACTCACTTCG ACAATCCATTGGTGGAGAGTGAGGATATCCGCATTCTGAAGGAAGGAGGCCGGCACTCGCTGGTTATCTCCCATGTGAGCAGTGATGATGAGGGGTTCTACACAGTGGTGGCCAAGAACAAACATGGGGAAGCTGAGTGCTCAGCAGAGCTCTATGTACAGGAACCCCGGCCAGCTATGTCATCTCAGAT GGCTAAGCTAGAGAAGATGCCATCCATTCCTGAGGAGCCAGAGGTTCCTGAGAGCGAGGTAGAGCGCTTTACTATGCCTGACTTTGTTAAGCCACTGTACGACCTGGATGTTGTCGAGGGAAAAGAGGCCATCTTGAAATGCAAAGTGGCCGGTTTTCCATATCCCACCATTTCTTGGTTCCACAATGGCAAGAAGATTGAAAGCACAGAGGACAGGAAGATGACGCAGT TCAGAGATATCCACAGTCTTGTCATTCGCTCAGTCTGCCATGCCCACGGTGGTGTCTACAAGAGCGTTATTTCCAACAAGGTGGGCAAGGCCACATGCTATGCCCATCTGTATGTAACAG acgTTCTTCCCGATCCTCCAGATGGAGCACCGGTAATTGAGTCCATTACTGGCAAGACTGTCACTCTTAGCTGGAAGAAACCCAAACGACTGGACCCATCAATTG ATCCCAGCACTTTGATGTACGCTGTCCAGCAGCAGGCCTTGGGCTCTATACAATGGACTATAATTGCGTCCAGCCTAAAGCAGACCTCCTACACTGTCACCTCTCTATCCAAGGGTATCCGCTATGCCTTTAGGATCCTATCAATCACCAGCAAAGCTTTTAGCAAACCATCTCTGGCCACAGACCCAGTACAGCTCATAGACAGGG GTCCATATCTTAAGGAGGCCCCAGTTATTACTGACAAGCCAGACATGGTGTATGTGGTGGAGAATCAGTCGGTCAGCATTACGGTCACTCTTAACCACGTCAATGCAGCTGTCACCTGGAAGAT GAGAGGCGCGACCTTGTCAAACAGAGCTGGGTTGTTTGAAATGAGCATGCCTGATGATGACCAACACACGCTAAAGCTCTGTAAGGTGAAGAGCAGTGATGTGGGACCACTAAGCTTCACTGCTAGCAATCCACATGGAGCTGATTCCTGCCTCCTCACCCTGGAGATGGCAG TTGCCCCAACTTTTGAGTCTATTATGGAGGATCTGGATGTAAGTGTTGGGGAGACACCTCGCTTTGCTGTGGTAGTGGAAGGGAAACCCATTCCAGACATCCTCTGGTACAAG aacGACATCCTTCTATCAGAGGGTAGCCATTATACCTTTGTGTATGATGATAACGAGTGCTCTCTGGTCGTGCTCAACACTCAGCCACAAGATTCTGGAGTCTACACCTGCACTGCCAAAAACATCGCTGGCTCCGTTTCCTGCAAGGCTGAGCTCACTGTCCATGCTA CTAAACAGATGAAGGATGACCCGATGGAGGATGAGGAGTCTATCCTGAGGAGGATGAGACGACTCACTGATTACTATGACGTTCACAAAGAGATCGGGAG AGGAGCCTTCTCGTATGTGAAGCGAGTTACACACAAGGCGGGAAAAAGGGAGTATGCTGCCAAGTTCATCTCAGCTCGAGCCAAGAGAAAAGCCTCAGCCCTGAGGGAGATGAACATCTTGTCTCACCTTGACCACGAAAGGATCATCTACTTTCATGATGCCTTTGAGAAGAAGAAcgctgtcatcatcattactgagAT ATGCCATGAGGAGCTTTTGGATAGGCTAACAAAGAAATCAACAGTGACTGAGGCAGAG ATTCGCTCCAGCCTGAGACAGGTCTTAGAGGGAATTAACTATCTTCATCAAAATGACATTTTGCATTTGGACATTAAG CCGGACAACATCCTCATGGCTGACCACTCCAGCGATCAGATCCGGATTTGTGATTTTGGAAACGCAGTGAAGTTTACACCCGGTGATCCACAGTATTGCAAATATGGTACTCCAGAATTCATTGCCCCTGAGATTGTTAACCAGACACCAGTCTCCAAGGCAACTGACATCTG GCCAGTAGGCGTCTTGACATATCTGTG TCTAACTGGTGTATCTCCATTTGCGGGAGAAAATGACCGAACCTCCGTGCTGAACATCAGGAATTACAACGTGGCTTTTGAGGAGAGCATGTTTGCAGATCTCTGCCATGAAGCAAAAGGATTTGTCATCAAATTACTAGTGGCTGACAGACT GCGGCCAGATGCCAACGAGTGTCTGCGTCATCCATGGTTCAAG ATGCTGAATAAAGGAAAGAACATCAGCACAGAGTCCCTCAAAAAATTCTTGTTAAGAAGAAAATGGCAG AGATCTCTTATTAGCTACAAGTCCAAAATGGTCATGAGGTCAATACCTGCATTGCTGGACGATTCTTCAAGTCATATTTCCATTGCTGTCCCACGGCATTTAAAAGAAGGTTCGCCACCTCCTTCCTCTTCATCAGACTCTGATGAAGACATTGATGAGCTGCCTTTTATACCCATGCCACTGAATATGGAGTTCTCAGGCTCCAGAATGTCACTGAATGAGATTATTGGGGATGATGAAATAATCAAGAGTAATAGCAACCTTGAAAGGGCAGGGCCAATAGCTCAAAAGCCTGAGCCCATGGAGTGTGAGCAATTACATGAAGGTGGTGATGCTGACATGCGAGGTCGCGCAAGGAAAAGGACACCCGCTGATGATGAAAAAGGGTCCTCTGATGAAGAACCAGGGGAACTGTCCAAGAGGGCAGATCAGCCAAAAAGGCCCCTCCGCAGAGGGTCAAGTATGGAGTCTGACAAGCCTGATGGAGCACGTCGTAGAGGTGAACTGCGTAGAGGAAGCTCAGCGGATAGTGCCCTACAACTCCATATCAAGCCAGAGGAGGGAGCTGAGGAGAGTCCTACAGAAGGTAGAAGAATCCTTAAAAAGTCTGTGTCTATGGAACTGCCACGAAGGAGTCCAAGCCCAGGAGCAGGCAAGCTGAGCCAAGAGGATTATGCCTTGAAACTGGAGCTGATGAGACAAAGGCTTCTCCGAGGAGGCTCTGTGGACAACAAGATGAGTGGCCTTCGAGGCCCCCTGCTGGAGACCTTGGGCATGGGTGATGATAAGTGTTTTATACGAGGACCTCGTCTGGGTAACCCTCCTTTAGTTCGGGCAGCATCCAGTGACACTCCTCGAGATGACATTCCAAAGACCAAAGTGCTCCGCAAGAGTGCTTCCTTCAGCCAGGGTGACGATGAGCCTATGCCCCTACACAGAAGGATTGGGGCACCCCTAGAGATTCCTTTAGCCCAGGTTGAGGAACGTCGCCTGCAGGAAgctgtgtccatgtctgttcttGCAGAGCCAGCCAAGACAGATTCTCGCCCCACTACCCCAAAGCCACTTACTCCTGAACCAAAGAAGCAGGACAAAGAACCATCACCTGTCAGGGAGATTAAGCATGAGGAAATTCCTATTAAGCAAAAAGACATTGCTACTATAGTGAAAGGTGATGATCAGAAGTCAAATGATGATGCAGTTCAAAAGAAAGATTCCAGCATGTTAAACGAAACTGTTCAAGAACCTAAGAAAGTCCCACAAAGTAGGTCAACACCTGTTATGGTGCCAAGAGTGTTTGTAGAGAAGATTGAAGAAGAGGATGAAGGAGAGGAAAAGGAACTAGTAGAATCTGTAATAGAACGGGAACCATCTTTCCCTAAGATGGAGAATGAAGAAATTGATGAAGAAGTAGAACTGGTTAAATCATCAGAGATCATTACACCCACTAGTACCACTGAGGTTGCCCCAGTTGTGCCACCTCAATGTGCTGTCTCAACATATGTCACCCCCAGTCCCCCTGTACTAACTGTACTTCCAGATGGTAGGACATCTGCATATGCAAGTATCATGCAGGCCATCATAGTTCCATCCCTGCAGCCACCCAGCCAACCTGCAACCATCCCTGCATCTACAAATATTTCAACAACACCTTCTACAGCTGGACTTGTTCCTACCACCATGTCCAGACATATTTCAGAGCCAGTTCTGGTGtcaacaacaccatcatccaAGTCAGACACTCAACAAACCACTGAACATCCAGCAGTTTTCTCTCGAGTTGCATCAGTAGAACAACCAGCAAAGGAACCAAGTCCACCCAAGACTCCCACACTTGCTTCTCCGAATAGAGAGCCTTCTCCTGGAGGTCAAATCCAGGATCTTGCCTCTGAGGAGGTCTTTGAGGCTCGGTTCAAGAAACGTGAGTCTTCTCTCACTCGTGGGCTGAAACTTCTTTCATGGCAAAAGACAGAAGAAAAACCCACTATAGCTGCTCCTGAGATTACAGAAGAGATGTATCGGCCTGGACCGGTTGGTGCACCTTTAGAGTTTGTTCATAGAAAACTGGAGGAGAAGTCCAAATCTGTTCAGGATCTCCGTGAAGCAGAAAAAGACCCAGGTTTTATGAGAAGACTGTCTATGCGCCTAAAGAGGTCCCCTTCAATTGAGAGGAATGAGGAAAAGCCAAAAGATGAAGATGTCCCAAGGCGACGTTTATCTTGGGCTTTGGGTCGGAGAGGGTCACAGGACAAAAAGGAAGTTGAGATGATGAGAATGGATGGAGGACCAGAGGCACCTCCAGAGCCAGAGACCAAAAAGCCAAATGAGTCCCCTGTGCTAGCCATGCGTAGAAAGATCAGCAACACAGTGGCCGGCATATCCATGAAGATCAGGAGTCATTCTGAGGAAAGGaaagatgaaaaggaaaagaCAGAAACCAAAAAGACTCCTTTGCTGTCTATACTACGCCGTTCTACCTCAGAGGGAGGCAGTCTGAAGAGGATGGGAATCCCACAGAATCAGCTAGCTTCCCAGTCTGGCAATGGAGCCTCCTCTGAGTCCTTGGATTCCATGTCCAGCATACAGTCAGAGACAGCCATCAAAA GTGCAGAGACTGAGCGAAGGTCACGATGGGATCGATGGGGCCTATCTAGAGGGAGAAGGGATAAGACCATATCCCAGCCAGACTTACCCACTGCTATAGCCAGAGAGAACGGCTCGCTCCGCTCTCGCCAGTATTCCCGGGCAGCCTCAG ACTTCCCTCCAGTATTCCATATCAAACTGAGGGACCATGTTCTGCTTGAGGGAGATCCTGTCACTCTCAGCTGCTTGCCTGCTGGCAGTCCTCACCCACGTATCACATGGATGAAAG ATAAAAAGCAACTGGAGATTGACCCAAGAATGAACGTGATCTCCTGCCCTGATGGGAGACAACTGCTGATGATTATGAAGACCACCAAGAAAGACGCAGGCCTTTATGAATGTGTGGCAACAAACGCATTAGGCTCTATCAGCAGCTCCTGTAAACTCTCTCTTGCCC GTCTGCCAAACCCGCCGGgtacaccagaggttcctcAAAAGTATCAAAACACAGCATTGGTGGTGTGGCGTCCATCAGACACCGTGGCCCCTTGTACTTATTGCCTGGAGCGAAGGACAGAAG gTGAAAGTAACTGGCTGATTGTAGCCACTGGTGTGGCTGACTGTTACTTCAATGTCACAGACCTTCCGTCTGGCGCCACCTACAGGTTCAGAGTGgcttgtgtaaataaagctgGCCAGGGACCATACAGCAATCTGTCTGAGAAAGTCACCCTAGACGCAGCAG CACTTCCAAAATCCACTGGAACTGTCATCGTCAAGACTCTTCCATCAACTGCAGGTCCTGCTGTGGTAACATCCACCATGACTGTACCTCCTATAAAGCTTTCTGGGAGTAAACCTGTACCCAGCTCTTCTACAACTCCAGCTCCTGCTGCACCTCCCGCCAAACCTGCTGCACCTCCCGCCAAACCTGCTCCACCTTCTGCCAAACCTGCTGCACCTCCCGCTAAACCTGCTCCACCTTCTGCCAAACCTGCTGCACCTTCTGCCAAACCTGCTCCAACAACCCCATCTCCTGCTACAACATCCATGTCAGCCTCAATGAATCGTAATGCACCTATAGTATCTCAGGTCCAGCCTTCTGTCCCCAGCACATCTGTCCCCAGCACATCTGTTCCTAGCACACCTGCCCCCAGCACACCAACCCTGGCCAAAGCCAAAACCACTCTCAATATCACAATGTCCAAACCTGCCACTACTACATCTGCTCCTGTCCTCCCTAGCACATCCAAACCATCTCCACCTGTTGTTCTCCCTAAACCACAGACTCCTGTCAATGTGGTTCCACCCATGGCAAAGACTCCTTCAGTGTCTCCACCCCCATTAGTTTCTCCTCCACCCTCCCTTGGTAAACCCATTTCTTCAGTGCCCATGTATGTCCCTGCAACCACAACAGCTCCTGTGACCCCAGTTACCCCCAATACTCCCTCTCCTGCCCTGTCTCCACCTGTAGTGTTGGTTACGAGTCTCACTCCTGTCGGGGAGGGAAGTGCTACTCCAAGCAGGGTGACCCCTAGCGGGAGGGTCACTCCATCAGGGCGTGTCACACCTACAGGGCGGAAAACTCCATTGGGCAAGCCAGGAGAGTCTGCCTTACGGCAGGGTGTACCCCAGAAACCTTATACCTTCATGGATGAGAAGGCCAG AGGCCGTTTTGGAGTCATCCGAGAGTGCAGAGAAAATGCTACAGGCAACCTCTTTATGGCAAAAATCGTTCCATATGAGCCTGAGAACAAGCAGAGTGTTCTACAGGAATATGAAATCCTCAAGGCCTTGCATCATGACAAGATTATGACCCTCCATGAGGCCTATGTCACGCCACGCTACCTTGTGCTCATCTCAGAGTGCTGCACAGGCAAAGAGCTCCTCCACAGCCTGATTGATAG GTTCCGTTACTCTGAAGATGACGTGGTGTCTTATACTGTGCAAATCCTGCAGGGTCTGGACTACCTGCACAGCAGGAGAATCCTGCACCTAGACATCAAGCCTGACAACATTATAGTCACCTACATGAATACGGTCAAAATCATTGACTTTGGCAGTGCTCAGACTTTCAACCCTCTCTTTCTGAAGCAGTTCCACCCTCCTATCGGAACGCTGGAGTACATGT CTCCCGAGATGTTGAAAGGAGACATTGTGGGACCTCCAGCTGACATCTGGAGTGTTGGTGTACTGACATACATCAT GCTCAGTGGAAGGTTGCCTTTCATGGAGAATAATCAAGCGGAGACAGAGGCCAAAATCCAGGCAGCCAAGTTTGACCTCAGCAAGCTATACCAAAATGTGTCCCAAAGTGCCTCTCTGTTCCTTAAGAAGATCCTGTGCAGTTACCcttg GGCGCGTCCCTCCATCAAAGACTGCTTCAACAACTCTTGGCTGCAGGATGCCTATCTGATGCGACTGCGGCGGCAGACACTCACCTTTACCACCACACGTCTCAAGGAGTTTGTGAGCCAGCAGCAGCACATCAGAGCTCATGTGGCTACCAAGCACAAAGTGCTCCTGCGCTCCTACTCTGCCCAAACCCCCACCACACCCACCACGCCTACCATGCCCACCACACCCACCACTATAACCTCTACGCCCTCCACTCCTGTCACTCAATGA